From the Deinococcus misasensis DSM 22328 genome, one window contains:
- a CDS encoding D-2-hydroxyacid dehydrogenase gives MKVMVSGHVELPALSGMEWIKVHPDRPLPPEVQEAEGLVLWTLNRDFVRRLLEAAPNLRWIQTLTAGVDHVLAMNLPEHIDLYRAPNLHEELVTEHTLALLLSIARKLHVLRDQQREGRWFVPHPFGSIHSKHVLIWGYGNIGRSLAQVLQVLGARVTGVRTSAGLDDEVPIITTADFERVLPEVDHLVMVLPSTPDTRGVLNQKVLDLLPERCWVVNVGRGDAVNQPDLLQALQKGQIAGAALDVMTPEPLPADHPFWSMENVILTPHVASQSDRLQTKMREFMLENLGRLSSGEPMLGRIERSRGY, from the coding sequence ATGAAAGTGATGGTCTCTGGTCATGTGGAATTGCCCGCACTCTCAGGCATGGAATGGATCAAAGTTCACCCGGACCGTCCGTTGCCTCCAGAGGTGCAGGAGGCGGAAGGTCTGGTGCTCTGGACCCTCAACCGTGATTTTGTCCGGCGTTTGCTGGAGGCTGCTCCGAATTTGCGCTGGATTCAGACCCTCACGGCAGGGGTGGACCATGTCTTGGCCATGAATTTGCCTGAGCACATCGACCTGTACCGTGCACCCAATCTGCATGAAGAACTGGTCACCGAGCACACCCTTGCTCTGCTATTAAGCATTGCTCGTAAGCTGCATGTGCTGCGCGACCAACAAAGAGAGGGTCGCTGGTTTGTGCCCCATCCTTTTGGGTCCATTCACTCCAAGCATGTGTTGATCTGGGGTTATGGCAACATTGGCAGGTCTCTGGCGCAGGTCTTGCAGGTTCTGGGGGCCAGAGTGACCGGGGTTCGCACCTCTGCTGGCTTGGATGATGAGGTGCCCATCATCACCACTGCTGATTTTGAACGGGTGTTGCCAGAGGTGGACCATCTGGTGATGGTGCTTCCAAGCACACCAGATACCCGAGGTGTCCTGAACCAAAAAGTGCTGGATTTGCTGCCTGAGCGTTGCTGGGTGGTCAATGTGGGCAGGGGAGATGCGGTCAACCAACCTGATCTGCTTCAAGCATTGCAGAAAGGGCAGATTGCTGGGGCCGCTCTGGATGTGATGACCCCTGAGCCCCTTCCTGCAGATCATCCTTTCTGGAGCATGGAAAACGTGATTCTGACGCCCCATGTGGCTTCCCAGAGCGACCGTCTGCAAACCAAGATGCGCGAATTCATGCTGGAAAATTTGGGTCGGCTTTCCAGCGGAGAGCCCATGTTGGGCAGAATCGAGCGGTCTCGGGGGTATTGA
- a CDS encoding GNAT family N-acetyltransferase — translation MQIAHQRVVLKRIAELSVADWRLMHAFFRDRELADWNGAKPVRLPLWLFKRILLEEEQAGDKWGFGIYTENRLIGSVELYHLQPAFPLRPTQGTLGIMIGDRELLGQGYGREALMALAMHAFEQLDPPLERIRLTTFLHNVRAQRCFARVGFQVKSHAQKGDATSVNMELTRTDYFRHGFSERDEP, via the coding sequence ATGCAGATTGCCCATCAGCGGGTGGTTTTGAAACGCATTGCCGAACTGTCAGTTGCAGACTGGCGTTTGATGCATGCTTTTTTTCGCGACCGTGAGCTGGCCGACTGGAACGGAGCCAAACCGGTGCGTTTGCCCCTCTGGTTGTTCAAGCGCATCCTGCTGGAAGAAGAACAGGCTGGAGACAAGTGGGGATTTGGCATTTACACCGAAAACCGCCTGATTGGATCGGTAGAACTGTACCACCTGCAACCTGCTTTCCCTTTGCGCCCCACACAGGGGACTCTGGGGATCATGATTGGAGATCGGGAACTGCTCGGGCAGGGGTATGGAAGGGAAGCCCTGATGGCCCTTGCCATGCATGCGTTTGAGCAACTGGATCCTCCGCTGGAACGCATCCGGCTCACCACGTTTCTGCACAATGTGCGTGCCCAGAGGTGCTTTGCCAGGGTGGGATTTCAGGTCAAAAGCCATGCACAAAAAGGAGACGCCACCAGCGTGAACATGGAACTCACCCGCACCGATTACTTCAGGCATGGGTTTTCTGAAAGGGACGAGCCATGA
- the panD gene encoding aspartate 1-decarboxylase: MERIMFRAKIHRATVTQADLDYVGSITIDQDLLDLADILPNERVDIYNITNGNRLSTYALSGARGSGVIGINGAAAHLVQPGDLVIIAAYGNFTEEEARTLTPHVVHVDRNNRPLLVGV, encoded by the coding sequence GTGGAACGCATCATGTTTCGAGCCAAAATTCACCGGGCCACCGTCACCCAGGCCGATCTGGATTACGTGGGCTCCATCACCATCGATCAGGACCTGCTGGATCTGGCAGACATTCTGCCCAACGAGCGGGTGGACATTTACAACATCACCAATGGCAACCGCCTTTCCACCTATGCGCTCTCTGGAGCCAGAGGAAGTGGGGTCATTGGCATCAATGGGGCCGCAGCCCATCTGGTTCAACCCGGCGATCTGGTGATCATTGCTGCTTACGGCAACTTCACCGAGGAAGAAGCCCGAACCCTCACCCCCCATGTGGTTCATGTGGACCGCAACAACCGTCCCTTGCTGGTTGGGGTCTGA
- a CDS encoding Rqc2 family fibronectin-binding protein, whose protein sequence is MEGLFLSHLLEQLSARVPTSTRGWVFPSETSAALFLEEMGFLVLDYAPPTPALYFSRDKLQGEPRNPFQRFLASKVQGNLTLAEQLKLDRVVTLHFSGARGFIDSPATRLLFEVTGRNANLLILEAGEGFSGKILMAAREITSSRNRFRTVRSGGLYTPPPPYEKLDPRALQESDLQVLQEQPLVKARDLLDGIGPTLLSELSRRSGIGLSEVVGDRIPQVHQAVKSLVKDPSVAQGSLSEQAREASQAEQADALRKTLREALQKRLKVLSEQLQDVHRAEVGIQTAATERAWADLLMAYQHQVPEGASEVELPDFETGEPVQITLKPDQKVWQNADRMYARARKREDVYLRLMEREPQLLQEQQHLQSTLSQVQQAELPELKRLENVLGTETPDKGAVQVGGRYRVGGFDVLVGRNSTENELLTHRIGKSMDHWFHAQGYPGSHVLVRSGGKELPFDVVLKVAALAAFYSKARNSGNVPVDYTRIKHVWRPRGAGKGQVHYTQQKTVYVDPALPEPVV, encoded by the coding sequence ATGGAAGGTCTTTTTCTCTCTCATCTTCTGGAGCAGCTTTCTGCCCGGGTTCCCACCTCCACCAGAGGCTGGGTGTTCCCGAGCGAGACCTCTGCTGCGCTCTTTCTGGAGGAAATGGGCTTTCTGGTGCTGGATTATGCTCCTCCCACTCCGGCCCTGTATTTCTCCAGAGACAAATTGCAAGGCGAGCCTCGCAATCCTTTTCAGCGCTTTTTGGCTTCCAAAGTGCAGGGCAACCTGACATTGGCCGAGCAACTCAAGCTGGACCGGGTGGTGACATTGCATTTCTCGGGGGCCAGAGGGTTCATCGATTCCCCAGCAACCCGCTTGCTTTTTGAGGTGACGGGCCGCAATGCCAACCTCTTGATTCTGGAAGCAGGAGAGGGTTTCTCTGGCAAGATTTTGATGGCTGCCCGCGAAATCACCAGCAGCCGGAACCGTTTTCGCACCGTGCGTTCAGGAGGACTGTACACGCCTCCTCCACCTTATGAAAAGCTGGATCCCAGAGCTTTGCAAGAATCCGATTTGCAGGTGCTTCAGGAGCAGCCCTTGGTGAAGGCCAGAGACCTTCTGGATGGCATTGGACCCACCTTGCTTTCCGAACTCAGCAGGCGTTCTGGGATAGGCCTTTCCGAAGTGGTGGGAGACCGAATCCCACAAGTGCATCAGGCGGTCAAATCTCTGGTGAAAGATCCCAGTGTGGCGCAAGGTTCCCTTTCTGAACAGGCAAGAGAAGCTTCTCAGGCCGAGCAGGCAGATGCTTTGCGCAAAACCTTGCGTGAGGCACTTCAGAAGCGCTTGAAGGTCTTGTCAGAGCAGTTGCAGGATGTGCACAGGGCAGAGGTGGGCATTCAAACCGCGGCCACCGAACGTGCATGGGCAGACCTTTTGATGGCCTATCAACATCAGGTGCCTGAAGGGGCCAGTGAAGTGGAGCTTCCCGACTTTGAAACAGGTGAGCCTGTGCAAATCACCCTGAAGCCCGATCAGAAGGTCTGGCAAAACGCAGACCGCATGTATGCCCGCGCCCGCAAGCGTGAAGACGTGTATTTGCGCCTGATGGAACGCGAACCCCAGTTGCTGCAAGAGCAACAACACTTGCAAAGCACCCTGAGTCAGGTGCAGCAGGCAGAGTTGCCCGAGTTGAAACGTCTGGAAAACGTGCTCGGGACAGAAACGCCAGACAAGGGTGCTGTGCAGGTGGGTGGACGTTACCGCGTCGGGGGTTTTGATGTGCTGGTCGGACGCAATTCCACAGAGAATGAACTCTTGACCCACCGAATCGGAAAAAGCATGGACCACTGGTTTCACGCGCAGGGGTATCCGGGCTCACATGTGCTGGTGCGTTCAGGCGGAAAAGAACTGCCGTTTGATGTGGTCTTGAAGGTGGCTGCTCTGGCCGCGTTTTATTCCAAAGCACGCAATTCAGGGAACGTGCCTGTGGATTACACCCGCATCAAGCATGTCTGGAGGCCCAGAGGTGCAGGAAAAGGGCAGGTGCATTACACCCAGCAGAAAACCGTGTATGTGGATCCGGCCCTGCCTGAACCAGTGGTGTAG
- a CDS encoding Ig-like domain-containing protein — protein MQPVQKTSVLLLGMSMIMVACNSTTTTVTPAATVPSINLNYLSLGQGIPLANNAKVAVVPNPTFRAKATPAGSNTIAEFKYQIGDGALVDIQNNNLFVVPLNATGEYELKLFAKDSKGLSSNPYKVTLFVDASPATVNFATPTEGQTINGKAVKFSIAAEDLDTGIAQVVLKDPQGTVLSNCKPVVTGNKATVDCTVDVSGYADGAAAFTVEVTNRVGATSTKTINTMVKNNPDEVPPTVKINKIDNLLTDALGGKTFSGTIQVDVDAQDINGVKSVELLVNGNPLPAKTSTPFIFSVNTTDYDNGPLVISAKATNTLNKTAVANSVTINIDNVIPPLFVIASPTNNAQVSGSQSVKVLLTRRNSNFDVLTDSIKVDFYDYRGDLVATRTITGVKDGVNGDYDTLPFDFSGLIDDWYTLRATAQVNVLKADGSVANATPLNLTSEVRVTATTASNNPPAVVILTPVRLVADQSFLPSFVNTLKGNVLVQLSDDKGLASAELRMTCDDCVGGGPQNALMEHKNLSNTSSTVALFRFDYNGTPYLPNGTYTLRIKAEDNEGKSNIQEVKVKIDRTLDAILNSFTTTTAKAPDGVKQKFAPYSGTYNPIGTSDNSHTYMVFYYFINPNNQLFYSQAQVVGNAVMGTGYTVVFNLAGTWTFGGQIQDMTTGQIYPLNQTFVNVVSAE, from the coding sequence ATGCAACCTGTCCAAAAAACCAGCGTTTTGCTGCTCGGCATGAGCATGATCATGGTGGCCTGTAATTCCACAACCACCACTGTTACCCCTGCTGCCACCGTTCCCAGCATCAATTTGAACTACCTCAGTCTGGGGCAGGGAATTCCACTGGCCAACAACGCAAAGGTTGCAGTGGTTCCCAACCCAACTTTCCGTGCCAAAGCCACTCCAGCAGGCAGCAACACCATTGCAGAATTCAAATACCAGATTGGCGATGGTGCTCTGGTTGACATCCAGAACAACAACCTGTTTGTGGTTCCTCTCAATGCCACAGGTGAGTATGAACTCAAACTGTTTGCCAAAGACAGCAAAGGCTTGAGTTCCAACCCTTACAAAGTCACGTTGTTTGTGGATGCATCTCCTGCAACTGTCAACTTCGCCACCCCCACAGAAGGCCAGACCATCAATGGCAAGGCTGTGAAGTTTTCCATTGCTGCAGAGGACCTGGACACTGGCATTGCACAAGTCGTGCTGAAAGACCCTCAGGGCACTGTGCTGTCCAACTGTAAACCTGTGGTGACAGGCAACAAAGCCACTGTGGATTGCACAGTGGATGTCAGTGGATATGCAGATGGAGCAGCAGCATTCACCGTTGAAGTGACCAACCGGGTGGGGGCAACGTCCACCAAGACCATCAACACGATGGTCAAGAACAATCCCGATGAGGTTCCTCCCACCGTCAAAATCAACAAGATTGACAACCTCTTGACCGACGCTCTGGGCGGCAAAACCTTCTCTGGTACCATTCAGGTGGATGTGGATGCCCAGGACATCAATGGCGTGAAATCCGTGGAATTGCTGGTCAACGGCAATCCCCTCCCTGCCAAAACCAGTACCCCCTTCATTTTCAGTGTGAACACCACAGATTATGACAACGGCCCTCTGGTGATTTCTGCCAAAGCCACCAACACCCTGAACAAAACGGCTGTTGCGAATTCTGTCACCATCAACATTGACAACGTGATTCCTCCGCTGTTTGTCATTGCATCTCCCACCAACAATGCACAGGTCTCTGGAAGCCAGTCTGTCAAAGTGTTGCTGACCCGTCGCAACTCGAATTTTGACGTGCTGACAGATTCCATCAAAGTGGACTTCTATGACTACCGTGGTGATCTGGTGGCCACCCGCACCATCACGGGTGTCAAAGACGGAGTCAACGGAGATTACGACACCCTCCCCTTTGATTTCTCTGGTCTGATTGATGACTGGTATACCCTGCGGGCCACAGCTCAGGTCAATGTTCTGAAAGCCGATGGCTCTGTTGCGAACGCTACCCCCCTGAACCTCACTTCTGAAGTTCGTGTGACAGCCACCACGGCCAGCAACAACCCACCTGCTGTGGTCATCTTGACCCCTGTCCGTCTGGTTGCTGATCAAAGCTTCTTGCCCTCTTTTGTCAACACCCTCAAAGGCAATGTGCTGGTTCAATTGAGCGATGACAAGGGACTGGCTTCTGCTGAACTGCGCATGACCTGTGATGACTGCGTGGGTGGTGGCCCCCAGAATGCCCTGATGGAGCACAAGAACCTGAGCAACACTTCTTCTACCGTGGCGCTGTTCCGTTTTGACTACAACGGAACCCCTTACCTCCCCAACGGAACTTACACCCTTCGCATCAAAGCCGAAGACAATGAAGGCAAGTCCAACATTCAAGAAGTCAAAGTGAAAATTGACCGTACCTTGGATGCCATCCTCAATTCTTTTACAACGACCACAGCCAAAGCTCCCGACGGAGTCAAGCAAAAATTTGCTCCCTATTCAGGGACGTACAATCCCATTGGAACATCTGACAATTCACACACCTACATGGTCTTTTATTACTTCATCAATCCCAACAATCAGCTGTTCTACTCTCAAGCCCAAGTGGTGGGAAATGCCGTGATGGGTACAGGCTATACAGTCGTCTTCAATCTGGCTGGCACCTGGACTTTTGGTGGCCAGATTCAGGACATGACCACCGGTCAGATTTACCCTTTGAACCAGACTTTTGTGAATGTGGTGTCTGCAGAATAA
- a CDS encoding redox-sensing transcriptional repressor Rex → MSQSLNIPSAAISRLVTYLRILEKLESQGINRTSSNDLAERAQVSAFQVRKDLAYFGRFGTRGMGYTVAVLKRELRRILGLTRPWNVVIMGMGRLGQAIAHYPGASDYEFSFVGLFDPDPSKVGLQIRNLEVMHPDHLKDFVRSHQVDMGFIAVPAERAQDVAQTLVEAGVKGILNFAPVVIQPKMVERPGLEPEKEEEWEGVIVENIDFLAGMKRLAFYILNPGLRELEEVG, encoded by the coding sequence ATGTCCCAGTCTTTGAACATACCCAGCGCTGCCATCTCCAGACTGGTCACCTACCTGAGGATTCTGGAAAAACTGGAATCTCAGGGCATCAACCGCACCAGCAGCAACGACCTTGCTGAACGTGCACAGGTCAGCGCTTTCCAGGTGCGCAAAGACCTGGCTTATTTTGGCCGTTTTGGTACCCGAGGCATGGGTTACACGGTGGCGGTTCTCAAACGTGAACTGAGACGCATCCTGGGCCTGACCCGGCCCTGGAATGTGGTGATCATGGGGATGGGACGGCTTGGGCAGGCCATTGCCCACTATCCTGGAGCCAGTGATTATGAATTCAGTTTTGTGGGTCTCTTCGACCCCGATCCCAGCAAAGTGGGTTTACAGATCAGAAATCTGGAGGTGATGCATCCGGACCACCTGAAAGACTTCGTGCGCTCCCATCAGGTGGACATGGGATTTATTGCGGTTCCAGCAGAGCGGGCCCAGGACGTGGCACAAACTCTGGTGGAAGCTGGAGTGAAAGGCATCTTGAATTTCGCTCCGGTGGTGATTCAACCCAAGATGGTTGAGCGCCCTGGTCTTGAACCCGAGAAGGAAGAGGAGTGGGAGGGAGTGATCGTGGAAAACATCGATTTTCTGGCAGGCATGAAACGTTTGGCGTTTTACATCCTGAACCCTGGCTTAAGAGAACTTGAGGAGGTAGGTTAA
- a CDS encoding SPOR domain-containing protein — protein sequence MTWFRKHWPDLLILFFIVLILAGAVLILFGGTKRLFNLSSDQPSMPVEQSAPEVQEIPLNPPPQTETVEPVPTEPQTQTSELSQQPEPESAATQGTTETENPAETTQSVPVIPAEPQTSTTEKPAANPETAQTTDPQKPAATQPSEPQKPAQQTPEVTKPAVQAISGRAPTKQDYRISAGLFDTEAQAGVVAEKIKALGYPTYVFPSKDETFVVLVGPFVNRADADTAVSQIQPAHQNLFVYAPQNAPASTSTATPATTPSPTTSANTTTNGPVYLQVGAYKRADSAMPAVEQLRGLGLNPSLRSDTGGMVRVVVGPIGAAELQAVQSKLNAAGYTDAFQVR from the coding sequence ATGACTTGGTTCCGTAAACACTGGCCAGACTTACTCATCCTCTTTTTCATCGTGCTGATTCTGGCAGGAGCAGTCCTGATCCTTTTTGGTGGAACCAAAAGGCTGTTCAACCTGTCTTCGGACCAGCCTTCCATGCCAGTTGAACAAAGTGCCCCAGAAGTCCAAGAAATTCCACTGAACCCTCCGCCTCAAACGGAAACGGTGGAGCCTGTTCCCACAGAACCCCAGACCCAGACCAGCGAACTTTCACAGCAACCTGAGCCTGAGTCTGCTGCAACACAGGGCACCACAGAAACTGAGAACCCAGCAGAAACCACCCAATCTGTGCCAGTGATTCCTGCTGAACCTCAAACCAGCACCACAGAGAAGCCTGCTGCAAATCCAGAAACTGCACAAACCACAGACCCTCAAAAACCTGCTGCCACCCAGCCTTCTGAACCACAGAAGCCTGCTCAGCAGACTCCAGAGGTCACCAAACCTGCGGTACAGGCCATCTCTGGACGTGCGCCCACCAAGCAGGATTACCGCATCAGTGCAGGTTTGTTTGACACAGAAGCGCAAGCGGGTGTGGTCGCAGAAAAAATCAAAGCCCTGGGTTATCCCACCTATGTTTTTCCCAGCAAAGATGAAACCTTTGTGGTGTTGGTCGGTCCTTTTGTGAACCGCGCAGATGCAGACACTGCTGTGTCGCAGATTCAACCTGCACACCAGAACCTTTTCGTTTATGCCCCTCAGAATGCTCCTGCAAGCACTTCAACAGCCACCCCTGCAACCACCCCTTCTCCAACCACATCAGCAAACACCACCACCAATGGTCCGGTGTACTTGCAGGTGGGGGCCTACAAACGTGCAGACAGTGCCATGCCGGCGGTAGAACAGTTGAGGGGTCTGGGTCTCAATCCCAGCCTCAGAAGCGATACAGGTGGCATGGTGCGTGTGGTTGTGGGTCCCATTGGTGCAGCAGAATTGCAAGCAGTGCAATCCAAACTCAATGCGGCGGGCTATACAGACGCCTTTCAGGTCCGGTGA